GCTGGGCCATCACGAGACCTTCCTTGAGAGGACCGACCACGGAGTTGATCTTCTCGTCGGCAAACACGCCGGTGAGGATAGCACCCATGGTGCCGCCGACGCCGTGCACGCCGAAGGTGTCGAGCGCGTCATCATAGCCGAGGATCTTCTTCAGATAGGAAACCGCGATGAACGGAACGATACCGGCGAGCACGCCGATCAAGACGGCCGAGTTCATGGAGACGAAACCGGCGCCGGGGGTGATGACCACCAGACCGGCAACGATACCCGAGCAAAAACCGAGGACGGAGGGATGGCCCTTGAGGACCCACTCAGCCATACCCCAAGTGAAACCGGCGATGGCGGCGGCGAGGGTCGTGGTGGCGAAGGCGTTGGAAGCGATCGCGTCGGCGCCGAGGGCGGAACCGGCGTTGAAACCATACCAACCGACCCAGAGCATACCGGTGCCGACGGTGCAGAGCACCAGCGAGTGCGGAGGCATCGGGACTTTGCCGAAGCCGTTGCGCTTGCCGAGGATGATACAGAGAACCAGTGCGGACCAACCCGAGGTCATGTGCACCACGGTGCCACCGGCGAAGTCGATCGCCTTGATGCCGGCGCCGGCGTTAAGGATGCCCGACATAAAGCCCGTGCCGCTCCACACCATGTGCGCGAAGGGGAAATACACCGCGAACATCCAGAGCGTCACGAACACAAGGACCGAGATGAACTTCATGCGCTCGGCGATCGCACCGACGATCAGGGCCGGCGTGATGATGGCGAAAGAGAGCTGGAACATCGCCCACATCGAATCGCTGATCCAGTAGTAACCGGCGCCGACGTTGCCTGGCTCCACGCCCTTCAAGAACGCGAAGGTGGCGTCACCGATGAACGCATTGCCGCTGCCGAAGGCCAGGCTGTAGCCGATAGCCCACCACAGGATGGTGACCAGACCGGCGACGCCCATACACTGGGCGAGGACAGAGAGGACGTTCTTCTTGCGAACCAAGCCGCCGTAGAAGAGAGCCAAACCGGGTAGCGTCATGAAAATGACCAGCGCTGTGCTGACCATCTGCCATGCATTGTGGCCGGGACCCGGTCCGGGGATCTTCGACGCGACGTCAGGCGTGCGCGCCGTGTTGTTCACGTAGGCCTCGAGGTCGGCGAGGCGCTGTTCAATGGTCGGCTCAGCCGGCGCGGCGGCGGGTGCGGCTTCCTGAGCCTGCAAACCACTGGCGCAGGCCAGCACAGATACAAGTAGAGCCCCGAAAACCAGGGATTTTAGACGATGCAGGGATTTTAACATGATGTTATTGAGTTAATTGAAAATAAAAACGTTCCCCTTCACACCCCGATACCGGAGATGAAAATGGCATGCTTCAATTTCATAAAATGAACAATTTTCATACAGCAGCACAAATGCCAGCCGCCGCCACACTGCGATTTTTGAGCAAAAATCATCTCAATTACTCATCTAATGCAGCTATCGGGCACTTATTTGAGTCATCGCGCATTTTCATGTATCCCTTCGCGCAACTCCGCTGTCTTCGGAGCACGATGGAAATCTACCTGGTTTGGACCCTCACGATTGTGCTCACCGTCATCGGCCTCGCCGGCGTGGTGCTGCCTTTGCTCCCGGGAACCACGCTGATCCTGATCGCGATGGTCGCACACAAGCTCCTCCTCCCGGGCGATGTCTCGTGGGTGATCATCGGCTGGATCGCCGGCGTGTGGCTGCTCTCCGTGATCGTGGATTTTGCCGGTGTGCTACTCGGCACCCGGCTTTTTGGCGGTGGCAAATGGGGTATGATCGGTGCCGGCGGCGGTGCGATGATCGGCATGTTTTTCTCCCTGCCCATGCTGATCCTCGGAACCGTGATAGGCGCGGTGGCCGCGGAAAAACTCATCGCCGAAAAATCCAACCGCGCCTCGCTACTCGCCGGTGCGGGCGCTGCCGTCGGCTTTTTAATCTCAACCATCGGCCGCCTCATTTGCGCGGTGGTGATGATCGCGATTTTCCTACTCGGCGTGTGGCACGCCTACGAAGCCACCAGCCACACTCCCACGTTCTAAAAAATCGCTCACACCGCGCGGGCATGAACGACTGCCCCGCGTTTTAAGTAAGCATCGAACCGCGAGGCCACCACGCGCACGAAGGGCAGTCCGGCCTCGGTGATGTAAACACCGTGCTCATCGCGAACCACGATTCCATCCGCCTCGAGATCGGCCAACGACGCCAATTCCGGCGCATAGCGGATCGACACATCCACGCCGAGCTCCCGCGAAAGCGCGTAAAAATCCAACCGGTGATCACACATCAGGCGCATAATCAGCATCTGCCGGCGACGATCCTCATCACTCAGGCACCAGCCGCGCGCGACGGGCAGTTCTCCCTTGAGCAACGCCATACGATAAGTCGCCAGGCTCTTGTGGTTCTGCCGGTAGCCATCGGGCGTCGTTGAAATCGCCGAGATCCCAAAGCCATACACCGACGCACCGGCGCGCGTGCTGTAGCCTTGGAAATTACGATGCAGCGTATGATCGCGCACCGCGACGGCCAGTTCGTCCCGCGGACGCGCGTAGTGATCAATGCCGATTTCCACATAACCGGCGGCGAGCAAACGCTCCTTGGCGAGGAGTTGCATCCGCAGCTTTTCATCGACGCCCGGCAACTGTCCCTGCTGGTCGAAGATCCGCTGCGCCGGTTTGAGCCCCGGAACATGCGCGTAACTAAAAACCGACAACCGCTCCGGAACCAGCCCCAGCACATCGTCAATCGTGCGGGCAAACGTGGAGACCGTTTGTTTGGGCAAGCCGTAGATGAGGTCGATGTTGATCGAGTTGAATCCCGCATGCCTCAACAACGTGACCGCGCGCTCATTCAACACCTGCGGCTGCACGCGATGAATTGCTGTCTGCACGGCCGGATCGGTATCCTGCACACCAAGTGATGCCCGCCGCGCGCCGAGAT
This portion of the Rariglobus hedericola genome encodes:
- a CDS encoding ammonium transporter, which encodes MLKSLHRLKSLVFGALLVSVLACASGLQAQEAAPAAAPAEPTIEQRLADLEAYVNNTARTPDVASKIPGPGPGHNAWQMVSTALVIFMTLPGLALFYGGLVRKKNVLSVLAQCMGVAGLVTILWWAIGYSLAFGSGNAFIGDATFAFLKGVEPGNVGAGYYWISDSMWAMFQLSFAIITPALIVGAIAERMKFISVLVFVTLWMFAVYFPFAHMVWSGTGFMSGILNAGAGIKAIDFAGGTVVHMTSGWSALVLCIILGKRNGFGKVPMPPHSLVLCTVGTGMLWVGWYGFNAGSALGADAIASNAFATTTLAAAIAGFTWGMAEWVLKGHPSVLGFCSGIVAGLVVITPGAGFVSMNSAVLIGVLAGIVPFIAVSYLKKILGYDDALDTFGVHGVGGTMGAILTGVFADEKINSVVGPLKEGLVMAQLKACALTIVWSVVATAIIALIVKATIGLRPTPEVEAAGLDTSEHGEEGYIG
- the hemN gene encoding oxygen-independent coproporphyrinogen III oxidase, giving the protein MVSSLLTDAFSVTPAAADFDLLRKYSGPVPRYTSYPTANLFTTDRAVFDPVDLIACDNQLGAGPLSLYVHLPFCASRCWFCGCTNLVTTRQSAADDYLDDLEREIALTAPLIDPARRVTQLHLGGGTPTFLSAEQLRRLGRIFRDAFKFNDTAEIAVEIDPRHLDLDQIDALRDLGARRASLGVQDTDPAVQTAIHRVQPQVLNERAVTLLRHAGFNSINIDLIYGLPKQTVSTFARTIDDVLGLVPERLSVFSYAHVPGLKPAQRIFDQQGQLPGVDEKLRMQLLAKERLLAAGYVEIGIDHYARPRDELAVAVRDHTLHRNFQGYSTRAGASVYGFGISAISTTPDGYRQNHKSLATYRMALLKGELPVARGWCLSDEDRRRQMLIMRLMCDHRLDFYALSRELGVDVSIRYAPELASLADLEADGIVVRDEHGVYITEAGLPFVRVVASRFDAYLKRGAVVHARAV
- a CDS encoding DUF456 domain-containing protein — encoded protein: MYPFAQLRCLRSTMEIYLVWTLTIVLTVIGLAGVVLPLLPGTTLILIAMVAHKLLLPGDVSWVIIGWIAGVWLLSVIVDFAGVLLGTRLFGGGKWGMIGAGGGAMIGMFFSLPMLILGTVIGAVAAEKLIAEKSNRASLLAGAGAAVGFLISTIGRLICAVVMIAIFLLGVWHAYEATSHTPTF